One genomic segment of Primulina tabacum isolate GXHZ01 chromosome 9, ASM2559414v2, whole genome shotgun sequence includes these proteins:
- the LOC142555565 gene encoding putative RNA methyltransferase At5g10620 isoform X4 codes for MKVDIFPSFRKHHGFRIPRNSCLWYGIIPLRHQQNPLFLPSRFFSFFEFILIFHILKHLIQNPCQVFFLSGKQCKYAGQTVRALPIRILTVGKKRSPGVQLIVDEYIEKLKIYCSVQDIRLKSNPKNAKDVMAQIEHEDISVMSLVKSNEWVVMLDEHGADVGSEQMASLIGDAGNTGASSIVFCIGGPYGHGRQLKERADVSIKLSSLVLNHEVALVVLIEQLYRAWTILKGQKYHH; via the exons ATGAAAGTTGACATTTTCCCCTCATTTAGAAAACATCACGGGTTTCGAATCCCAAGAAATTCTTGTTTATGGTATGGGATTATCCCTCTTCGCCATCAGCAAAACCCATTATTCCTACCCTCCAGGTTCTTCTCTTTCTTCGAATTTATCCTTATTTTTCACATTTTGAAGCACCTAATCCAAAACCCATGTCAAGTCTTTTTTCTATCAGGTAAACAGTGCAAGTATGCTGGCCAAACAGTG AGAGCGCTACCAATTCGAATCCTTACGGTGGGGAAGAAGAGGTCGCCAGGAGTTCAACTTATAGTTGACGAGTATATTGAGAAGCTCAAGATTTATTGCTCTGTCCAGGATATTAGACTCAAATCCAATCCTAAAAATGCCAA GGATGTGATGGCTCAGATTGAACATGAAGATATATCTGTGATGAGCCTTGTCAAATCCAATGAATGG GTTGTAATGTTAGACGAGCACGGAGCCGACGTGGGATCTGAACAAATGGCTTCTCTCATTGGGGATGCTGGAAACACG GGAGCTTCGAGCATCGTGTTCTGCATTGGAGGACCTTATGGCCATGGAAGACAGTTAAAAGAGAGGGCCGACGTATCAATCAAGCTATCATCCCTAGTCTTGAATCATGAAGTTGCTTTAGTTGTACTCATCGAGCAACTTTACAG GGCTTGGACTATTCTCAAAGGCCAGAAGTATCATCATTAG
- the LOC142555565 gene encoding putative RNA methyltransferase At5g10620 isoform X2, with protein sequence MKVDIFPSFRKHHGFRIPRNSCLWYGIIPLRHQQNPLFLPSRFFSFFEFILIFHILKHLIQNPCQVFFLSGKQCKYAGQTVRALPIRILTVGKKRSPGVQLIVDEYIEKLKIYCSVQDIRLKSNPKNANLSSSRQLPPNKCENSLVMHFTTIRDVMAQIEHEDISVMSLVKSNEWVVMLDEHGADVGSEQMASLIGDAGNTGASSIVFCIGGPYGHGRQLKERADVSIKLSSLVLNHEVALVVLIEQLYRAWTILKGQKYHH encoded by the exons ATGAAAGTTGACATTTTCCCCTCATTTAGAAAACATCACGGGTTTCGAATCCCAAGAAATTCTTGTTTATGGTATGGGATTATCCCTCTTCGCCATCAGCAAAACCCATTATTCCTACCCTCCAGGTTCTTCTCTTTCTTCGAATTTATCCTTATTTTTCACATTTTGAAGCACCTAATCCAAAACCCATGTCAAGTCTTTTTTCTATCAGGTAAACAGTGCAAGTATGCTGGCCAAACAGTG AGAGCGCTACCAATTCGAATCCTTACGGTGGGGAAGAAGAGGTCGCCAGGAGTTCAACTTATAGTTGACGAGTATATTGAGAAGCTCAAGATTTATTGCTCTGTCCAGGATATTAGACTCAAATCCAATCCTAAAAATGCCAA CTTGAGCAGTTCGCGACAACTACCACCCAACAAGTGTGAGAATAGCCTTGTTATGCATTTCACTACCATTAG GGATGTGATGGCTCAGATTGAACATGAAGATATATCTGTGATGAGCCTTGTCAAATCCAATGAATGG GTTGTAATGTTAGACGAGCACGGAGCCGACGTGGGATCTGAACAAATGGCTTCTCTCATTGGGGATGCTGGAAACACG GGAGCTTCGAGCATCGTGTTCTGCATTGGAGGACCTTATGGCCATGGAAGACAGTTAAAAGAGAGGGCCGACGTATCAATCAAGCTATCATCCCTAGTCTTGAATCATGAAGTTGCTTTAGTTGTACTCATCGAGCAACTTTACAG GGCTTGGACTATTCTCAAAGGCCAGAAGTATCATCATTAG
- the LOC142555565 gene encoding putative RNA methyltransferase At5g10620 isoform X5: MSYENITGFESQEILVYGMGLSLFAISKTHYSYPPGKQCKYAGQTVRALPIRILTVGKKRSPGVQLIVDEYIEKLKIYCSVQDIRLKSNPKNANLSSSRQLPPNKCENSLVMHFTTIRDVMAQIEHEDISVMSLVKSNEWVVMLDEHGADVGSEQMASLIGDAGNTGASSIVFCIGGPYGHGRQLKERADVSIKLSSLVLNHEVALVVLIEQLYRAWTILKGQKYHH; this comes from the exons ATGAGCTACG AAAACATCACGGGTTTCGAATCCCAAGAAATTCTTGTTTATGGTATGGGATTATCCCTCTTCGCCATCAGCAAAACCCATTATTCCTACCCTCCAG GTAAACAGTGCAAGTATGCTGGCCAAACAGTG AGAGCGCTACCAATTCGAATCCTTACGGTGGGGAAGAAGAGGTCGCCAGGAGTTCAACTTATAGTTGACGAGTATATTGAGAAGCTCAAGATTTATTGCTCTGTCCAGGATATTAGACTCAAATCCAATCCTAAAAATGCCAA CTTGAGCAGTTCGCGACAACTACCACCCAACAAGTGTGAGAATAGCCTTGTTATGCATTTCACTACCATTAG GGATGTGATGGCTCAGATTGAACATGAAGATATATCTGTGATGAGCCTTGTCAAATCCAATGAATGG GTTGTAATGTTAGACGAGCACGGAGCCGACGTGGGATCTGAACAAATGGCTTCTCTCATTGGGGATGCTGGAAACACG GGAGCTTCGAGCATCGTGTTCTGCATTGGAGGACCTTATGGCCATGGAAGACAGTTAAAAGAGAGGGCCGACGTATCAATCAAGCTATCATCCCTAGTCTTGAATCATGAAGTTGCTTTAGTTGTACTCATCGAGCAACTTTACAG GGCTTGGACTATTCTCAAAGGCCAGAAGTATCATCATTAG
- the LOC142555565 gene encoding putative RNA methyltransferase At5g10620 isoform X3: MIRYILQMHSCTEELQCNNIENITGFESQEILVYGMGLSLFAISKTHYSYPPGKQCKYAGQTVRALPIRILTVGKKRSPGVQLIVDEYIEKLKIYCSVQDIRLKSNPKNANLSSSRQLPPNKCENSLVMHFTTIRDVMAQIEHEDISVMSLVKSNEWVVMLDEHGADVGSEQMASLIGDAGNTGASSIVFCIGGPYGHGRQLKERADVSIKLSSLVLNHEVALVVLIEQLYRAWTILKGQKYHH; the protein is encoded by the exons ATGATCCGTTATATACTACAGATGCATTCATGTACTGAAGAACTTCAATGTAATAATATCG AAAACATCACGGGTTTCGAATCCCAAGAAATTCTTGTTTATGGTATGGGATTATCCCTCTTCGCCATCAGCAAAACCCATTATTCCTACCCTCCAG GTAAACAGTGCAAGTATGCTGGCCAAACAGTG AGAGCGCTACCAATTCGAATCCTTACGGTGGGGAAGAAGAGGTCGCCAGGAGTTCAACTTATAGTTGACGAGTATATTGAGAAGCTCAAGATTTATTGCTCTGTCCAGGATATTAGACTCAAATCCAATCCTAAAAATGCCAA CTTGAGCAGTTCGCGACAACTACCACCCAACAAGTGTGAGAATAGCCTTGTTATGCATTTCACTACCATTAG GGATGTGATGGCTCAGATTGAACATGAAGATATATCTGTGATGAGCCTTGTCAAATCCAATGAATGG GTTGTAATGTTAGACGAGCACGGAGCCGACGTGGGATCTGAACAAATGGCTTCTCTCATTGGGGATGCTGGAAACACG GGAGCTTCGAGCATCGTGTTCTGCATTGGAGGACCTTATGGCCATGGAAGACAGTTAAAAGAGAGGGCCGACGTATCAATCAAGCTATCATCCCTAGTCTTGAATCATGAAGTTGCTTTAGTTGTACTCATCGAGCAACTTTACAG GGCTTGGACTATTCTCAAAGGCCAGAAGTATCATCATTAG
- the LOC142555565 gene encoding uncharacterized protein LOC142555565 isoform X1: MDACSGKRSAGALTKTKKGCNVNLKDSATERDQNIQFCYRIGCSGRINYSQNAKHGTSDTSKCYKPSLRSLNRNKTYGNSSRGNSVITSAKELNSDSVSKLSSRLKSYPSEVGRSGDSEGLEPTPLPCTSLTGKFTLTETGSSSASSSIRPQKISPIRSGLHKPNALPPSVSAVSKSPYQGPSKDGCGSRYGLRSLKCNSIPDVVPSSSSSFSKPVRKNLMNKQTPEREVYLSRRKTTAASSVDGNASPSTCSSSVCDSRNSNRASGEVNNGATCFRTQRRVNINNRTRLSSRPNIRNSSSARKPASGSPQFPQSGTPINIGGSSSSQHFSANGFMSGSSSYSISSSNDDYQYTLPLTSGEFGCTHFMSHDALQRYNIDGVAELLLALERIERDEELTHEQTLALDTSFFLGSLNFHDQHREMRLDIDNMSYEELLALEDRIGSVSTAVPEEALTKCLRRSIYQVASSDVRAFGLDEDGDGIKCSICQEDFALGDEIGALVECEHGYHVTCINQWLRLKNCCPICKIAAAPSGTSS, from the exons ATGGATGCATGCTCTGGTAAAAGAAGTGCAGGTGCTCTTACAAAAACCAAAAAGGGATGTAATGTTAACTTAAAAGATTCAGCTACTGAAAGGGatcaaaatattcaattttGTTACCGAATAGGATGCAGTGGGAGAATTAATTATAGTCAGAATGCAAAACATGGAACCTCTGATACATCCAAATGTTATAAGCCTTCTTTACGTTCTCTGAATAGGAACAAAACATATGGAAATTCCTCTAGGGGCAATTCTGTGATAACCAGTGCAAAAGAGTTGAATTCTGATTCAGTGAGCAAGTTGTCTTCCCGACTGAAATCTTATCCATCAGAAGTTGGTCGTTCTGGTGATTCAGAAGGTCTAGAGCCAACGCCTTTACCCTGTACGAGTCTAACTGGAAAATTTACTTTGACCGAAACAGGAAGTTCTAGTGCATCATCAAGCATTAGACCTCAAAAAATATCTCCGATCAGATCAGGTTTGCACAAGCCAAACGCTCTACCTCCCTCTGTTTCAGCAGTTTCTAAAAGCCCATACCAAGGCCCGTCTAAGGACGGTTGTGGGAGCAGGTATGGTCTCAGGAGTCTGAAATGCAATTCCATACCCGATGTCGTACCATCAAGTTCATCATCATTTTCAAAGCCAGTCAGAAAGAATCTGATGAATAAGCAAACCCCAGAAAGGGAAGTCTACTTGTCTCGTAGAAAAACAACCGCTGCATCATCCGTTGATGGGAATGCGTCCCCTTCAACTTGTAGTAGCTCCGTCTGTGATTCAAGAAATAGTAATCGTGCTTCTGGTGAGGTTAACAATGGTGCCACTTGTTTCAGGACTCAGAGGAGAGTGAATATAAACAACAGGACAAGGCTTTCTTCCAGACCAAATATAAGGAACAGTTCCTCTGCTAGGAAACCTGCTTCAGGTAGCCCTCAGTTTCCTCAATCTGGAACACCTATCAATATTGGTGGCTCAAGTTCCTCACAGCACTTTTCAGCAAATGGTTTTATGAGTGGTTCAAGCTCTTATAGTATTTCCAGCAGCAATGATGATTATCAATACACCTTACCTCTCACTTCGGGTGAATTCGGTTGTACCCATTTCATGAGTCATGATGCATTACAGCGATACAACATTGATGGAGTCGCAGAG TTATTATTAGCTCTTGAGAGGATTGAACGAGACGAGGAATTGACACATGAG CAAACCCTTGCCCTGGATACCAGTTTTTTCCTCGGTAGTTTGAACTTCCACGACCAACACAGAGAGATGAGACTGGATATTGATAACATGTCATATGAG GAACTGTTAGCTCTGGAAGATAGGATAGGCTCAGTGAGTACAGCAGTTCCTGAAGAGGCACTGACAAAGTGCCTCAGGAGAAGCATATATCAGGTGGCCTCATCAGACGTACGAGCTTTTGGATTGGATGAAGATGGAGATGGTATCAAATGCAGTATTTGTCAG GAAGATTTTGCTCTCGGGGATGAGATTGGCGCATTGGTGGAATGCGAGCACGGGTATCATGTTACATGCATTAACCAGTGGTTGCGGCTCAAGAATTGCTGCCCCATTTGCAAGATTGCTGCAGCCCCATCGGGAACATCTTCTTAG
- the LOC142555565 gene encoding putative RNA methyltransferase At5g10620 isoform X6 — translation MIRYILQMHSCTEELQCNNIENITGFESQEILVYGMGLSLFAISKTHYSYPPGKQCKYAGQTVRALPIRILTVGKKRSPGVQLIVDEYIEKLKIYCSVQDIRLKSNPKNAKDVMAQIEHEDISVMSLVKSNEWVVMLDEHGADVGSEQMASLIGDAGNTGASSIVFCIGGPYGHGRQLKERADVSIKLSSLVLNHEVALVVLIEQLYRAWTILKGQKYHH, via the exons ATGATCCGTTATATACTACAGATGCATTCATGTACTGAAGAACTTCAATGTAATAATATCG AAAACATCACGGGTTTCGAATCCCAAGAAATTCTTGTTTATGGTATGGGATTATCCCTCTTCGCCATCAGCAAAACCCATTATTCCTACCCTCCAG GTAAACAGTGCAAGTATGCTGGCCAAACAGTG AGAGCGCTACCAATTCGAATCCTTACGGTGGGGAAGAAGAGGTCGCCAGGAGTTCAACTTATAGTTGACGAGTATATTGAGAAGCTCAAGATTTATTGCTCTGTCCAGGATATTAGACTCAAATCCAATCCTAAAAATGCCAA GGATGTGATGGCTCAGATTGAACATGAAGATATATCTGTGATGAGCCTTGTCAAATCCAATGAATGG GTTGTAATGTTAGACGAGCACGGAGCCGACGTGGGATCTGAACAAATGGCTTCTCTCATTGGGGATGCTGGAAACACG GGAGCTTCGAGCATCGTGTTCTGCATTGGAGGACCTTATGGCCATGGAAGACAGTTAAAAGAGAGGGCCGACGTATCAATCAAGCTATCATCCCTAGTCTTGAATCATGAAGTTGCTTTAGTTGTACTCATCGAGCAACTTTACAG GGCTTGGACTATTCTCAAAGGCCAGAAGTATCATCATTAG